A single region of the Lotus japonicus ecotype B-129 chromosome 4, LjGifu_v1.2 genome encodes:
- the LOC130714922 gene encoding uncharacterized protein LOC130714922, whose protein sequence is MENQGIVHRGLYLSIEPNSEYAELPDIWVATFGTHITETIRLMDPLHNSFNVRLTKFNNNVFALTNGLLSLQQYYGLQYGGWLKLFYLGRTEFRLIEVQDRGFMNVRYRTPPLRYEFGWGNDEEVPSSYDSGPDEHEADNLNGQLIYHESELPISDTYQNKKTLPVALVHGAILPHTPPHCVLRDEHKRRFFFVI, encoded by the exons atGGAGAATCAGGGTATAGTGCACAGAGGACTTTACCTTTCCATTGAGCCAAATTCC GAATATGCTGAGCTACCAGACATATGGGTTGCTACTTTTGGAACACATATTACTGAAACAATAAGGTTGATGGATCCACTGCACAATTCCTTCAATGTTCGACTCACAAAGTTTAACAACAATGTATTTGCACTGACAAATGGACTATTAAGCCTCCAACAATATTATGGTCTGCAATATGGTGGATGGCTTAAACTTTTTTATCTTGGAAGGACTGAATTCCGATTAATTGAGGTCCAAGATAGAGGTTTTATGAATGTGAGATATAGAACCCCTCCATTGAGATATGAATTTGGATGGGGGAATGATGAAGAGGTGCCATCTAGCTATGATAGTGGTCCTGATGAACATGAGGCTGACAACTTAAATGGCCAGCTAATCTATCATGAATCAGAGCTCCCCATCTCTGACACCTACCAAAACAAAAAG ACATTGCCTGTTGCATTGGTTCATGGTGCAATTCTTCCTCATACACCACCACATTGTGTCCTGAGGGATGAACATaaaagaagatttttttttgtgatttaa
- the LOC130716236 gene encoding uncharacterized protein LOC130716236, with product MEQDPNPFLRHCKGQSNNSGSSRPLIPGPAGAIQAAMYARRSTPNTPLIPTQEIVRRVLDHGSTETDPDFNSHAWLSALQEWGIATPLGSLTANVERVENVVAVIKSCTPNGFGDAKVTLKDPTGAVDASIHRKAFTHSEFANDITVGSVLVLQKVAVFAPRGTVCYLNITLPNLVKVFPKDCGPHDFIDITEE from the exons ATGGAACAAGACCCAAATCCATTCCTCCGCCATTGCAAAGGTCAAAGCAACAACTCtggcagctctcgtcctctcattcctggcccggctggcgccatccaggctgccatgtatgcCCGTAGATCCACCCCGAACACACCACTCATTCCGACCCAGGAAATCGTGAGGCGTGTGCTAGATCATGgatcaaccgaaaccgatcctgatttcaactcacatgcttggctatcagccctgcaagagtggggaatagccactccgctgggctctctgacagcgaacgttgagagggtggagaatgttgttgctgttatcaaatcttgcactcccaatggatttggagatgcgaaagttaccctcaag GACCCCACGGGTGCCGTTGATGCTAGCATCCACCGCAAGGCATTTACTCACAGTGAATTTGCGAatgacataactgttggatctgttctcgttctccaaaag gttgctgtgtttgcacctagaggaactgtttgttatcttaatataacattgcccaacctagtgaaggtattcccaaaagattgcggaccccatgacttcatcgatatcacagaggaataa
- the LOC130710057 gene encoding protein MAIN-LIKE 1-like: MLNLFAFHRRMKGGRKRSRSSTVDDAEDRHERLHASTRRGDHRAASQAVEASAPSPSATPAGALSPCPSATPPSGGPSTTAPSGTPAEPQPHPTPVSPMVELPLEETSGEQSSSEPSGEESASETASEASGEEEEPLILQEEIDAADVVPDVVPEGGVEGGADDDLIQRVAPFPGGPADLSLLAHYPDHKAPWTWQALLRTDPRYVDRRTLRVATVGGKVWNLPCDGDSEAHTAVRQLLQQTGLYHLPWCGLPETDPAVVLALVEIWHEETSSFHMPFGEMTITLDDVSAILHLPTGSRFYTPGRGERDEVAALCAQLLGGSVAAYLAEFEAAGGQNIRFITLKTMYTSAMDGGRYEDAARIWLVNQLGATLFASKSGGYHTTVYWIGMLEDLGRVSEYAWGAIALASLYEQLSRASRRKTAQIGGFTSLVLSWAYEYISSSVIIRTEVPGYTQDQPRAQRWSTSRIAHSGLDERRVMLDELTVDDITWTPFEDHRDVRPRDPRALYSGYIRTPYGRSVSLHLPERVMRQFGFIQDIPRHPSEIQTTGSLAETADAAYAEFEPHLRPQGIPATYPGEAVEGYMRWYSRVSHVFIIPEDRREELSAVSAIRRGVELLEQSLEVPGAYAPGTQPRILTERALDLFRRSSFVGTQGVAFSAIRGAAAAGGRARGGRARGGRPRGGGARGGRARGEGDPGEGVRGGRARGPRGRRGRGRGE, from the exons atgttaaatttgtttgcttttcataggagaatgaagggcgggagGAAGAGGTCTCGATCTTCTACAGTCGATGATGCGGAGGATCGCCACGagcgcttgcatgcttctacGCGGCGCGGCGACCATCGAGCAGCTAGTCAGGCGGTTGAGGCTTCGGCCCCGTCTCCGTCTGCTACTCCGGCCGGGGCTCTGTCTCCGTGTCCGTCTGCTACACCTCCGTCAGGTGGTCCATCTACTACAGCTCCGTCAGGTACTCCGGCTGAGCCTCAGCCTCATCCTACTCCGGTCTCTCCGATGGTTGAGTTACCTCTTGAGGAGACATCTGGCGAGCAGTCTTCTTCGGAGCCCAGTGGCGAGGAGTCTGCTTCTGAGACTGCTTCTGAGGccagtggtgaggaggaggagcctcttattctccaggaggagattgatgctgctgatgtTGTGCCAGATGTGGTGCCAGAGGGCGGTGTAGAGGGCGGTGCAGATGACGACCTCATCCAGAGGGTGGCACCGTTTCCCGGGGGGCCTGCGGATCTGTCGCTTCTTGCGCATTATCCTGACCACAAGGCTCCTTGGACGTGGCAGGCACTTCTTCGCACAGACCCGCGGTACGTGGACCGTCGGACATTGAGGGTGGCCACTGTTGGGGGGAAGGTATGGAACCTCCCCTGTGATGGCGATTCAGAGGCCCACACAGCTGTGCGACAGCTGCTGCAGCAGACGGGTTTGTATCACCTGCCTTGGTGCGGGTTACCGGAGACAGACCCAGCTGTCGTACTGGCCCTTGTTGAGAtatggcatgaggagacgagtagcttccacatgccgttcggggagatgactatcaccctggacgatGTGTCGGCTATTCTCCATCTTCCCAcagggtcgaggttctacactCCGGGCAGAGGGGAGCGAGACGAGGTTGCAGCGCTCTGCGCCCAGCtcctgggaggatctgttgctgCTTATCTGGCTGAGTTTGAGGCGGCGGGTGGCCAGAACATTCGGTTCATTACTTTGAAGACCATGTACACGTCTGCTATGGATG ggggacgctatgaggatgctgctaggatctggctggtgaaccagcttggtGCCACCCTCTTTGCCAGCAAGAGTGGTGGTTACCACACTACTGTCTACTGGATCGGGATGCTTGAGGACCTCGGTCGCGTGTCGGAGTACGCGTGGGGTGCGATTGCGCTGGCTTCGTTGTACGAACAGCTGAGTCGTGCTTCCCGCAGGAAGACAGCGCAGATCGGTGGGTTCACCTCCCTCGTGCTGTCATGGGCGTATGAGTACATATCCAGCAGCGTCATTATCAGGACGGAGGTCCCCGGCTAcacacaggaccagcctagggcgcagcggtggtccacgtctcggatcgcgcattccggactcgatgagagacgggtcatgctcgatgagcttacAGTGGATGATATCACATGGACCCCTTTTGAGGACCATCGAGATGTTCGACCGCGGGATCCCAGGGCCCTCTATTCCGGCTACATTCGGACACCTTACGGCCGGTCTGTGAGCCTACATCTACCAGAGCGGgttatgcgccagtttggcttcatacaggacatccctcgacacccctctgagatccagacgacggggtcccttgccgagaccgcagatgctgcctatgctgagtttgagccgcacctccgccctcaggggatacctgctacatatccgggagaggcggtggagggttacatgaggtggtatagcagagtgtcacatgtgttcatcatccctgaggataggagggaggagcttagtgccgtg tctgccatacgtaggggtgtggagttgttggagcagtccCTGGAGGTGCCAGGTGCTTATGCTCCAGGGACACAGCCCCGGATCCTCACGGAGAGGGCGCTCGATCTCTTTCGACGGAGTTCCTTCGTTGGTACCCAGGGAGTTGCCTTTTCTGCTATTCGAGGAGCCGCAGCTgcgggaggcagagctcgtggaggcagagctcgtggaggcagaccccgtggaggcggagctcgtggaggcagagctcgtggagagggtgatcctggagagggtgttcgtggaggtcgagctcgtggacccagaggtcgcagggggcggggtcggggagagtga
- the LOC130713978 gene encoding uncharacterized protein LOC130713978 isoform X2 encodes MGGKTEKGESMEWTTQNTKIFIDIIYDRVKKGQLQGSTFKKTIWEEINIELQKTSGAPLPDGVERLKGKFNRLRFQHREFSTLISRTGVTWDPEANKVNSPEEVWEEMYKKGKFYKQFKKHGFEHDYYILGEIFNSSTATGKLSQASTQEPPNSDEEREK; translated from the exons ATGGGAGGAAAAACTGAGAAGGGGGAGAGCATGGAATGGACAACCCAAAACACAAAGATATTCATTGATATTATTTATGATCGAGTGAAAAAAGGGCAGCTGCAAGGGTCTACATTTAAGAAAACAATATGGGAAGAAATAAACATTGAGTTGCAAAAGACAAGTGGAGCACCCCTACCTGATGGTGTAGAAAGGCTGAAGGGAAAGTTTAATCGGCTACGCTTTCAACATCGTGAATTTTCAACTTTGATATCTCGCACAGGAGTTACATGGGATCCTGAGGCTAACAAAGTGAATTCTCCTGAAGAAGTATGGGAAGAGATGTACAAG aaaggaaaattctaCAAGCAGTTTAAGAAACATGGATTTGAGCATGACTATTATATCCTTGGTGAGATATTTAATTCTAGTACAGCAACTGGAAAGTTAAGTCAAGCTTCTACTCAAGAGCCACCAAACTCcgatgaagagagagagaaatag
- the LOC130713978 gene encoding uncharacterized protein LOC130713978 isoform X1: protein MSIDKSMDCSSESSTDSYLDDFGDIIIASLVMEYQQSFISKTPCRNSKLTGRMYTLEFLLGNETTCYDNFRMKKTVFLNFCETLRDVGNLRDGKKVSLQEAVAMFLIIVCHNLRHRLVADRFQHSLHTISKWFRIVLRAVCKLGTTIIRPRNQTTTHPYIMGNPKYFPYFKNCIGAIDGTHVSAWAPATKQTAFRGRKVLITQNVLAVCDFDMLFTFVYSGWEGTANDARVFLDALTPENNFPKPEGGNF from the exons ATGTCTATAGATAAATCTATGGATTGTTCAAGTGAAAGTAGCACTGACTCTTATTTGGATGACTTTGGAGATATTATTATTGCTTCATTGGTCATGGAATACCAGCAGAGTTTTATTAGTAAAACACCATGCAGAAATTCCAAGTTGACTGGAAGGATGTATACTCTAGAATTTTTGCTTGGTAATGAAACTACATGCTATGATAATTTTAGAATGAAGAAGACCGTGTTTCTGAATTTTTGCGAAACTTTGAGAGATGTTGGAAACTTGAGAGATGGAAAAAAGGTGAGCCTGCAAGAAGCAGTTGCAATGTTCTTGATCATAGTGTGTCATAACTTGCGTCATCGACTCGTTGCCGACCGCTTTCAACACTCATTGCATACAATAAGCAAATGGTTTAGAATTGTTCTAAGGGCAGTCTGCAAGTTGGGCACAACCATTATTCGACCAAGAAATCAGACAACTACACATCCATATATTATGGGCAACCCAAAATATTTCCCTTATTTTAAG AACTGCATTGGTGCTATTGATGGCACACATGTATCTGCTTGGGCTCCTGCTACTAAACAAACTGCATTTCGTGGAAGAAAGGTCTTGATAACACAAAATGTTCTGGCAGTATGTGATTTTGACATGCTATTCACATTTGTTTATTCTGGTTGGGAAGGGACAGCAAATGACGCAAGAGTGTTTTTAGATGCTTTGACTCCTGAAAACAATTTTCCAAAGCCAGAAGGAGgtaatttttag
- the LOC130714456 gene encoding cytochrome P450 CYP736A12-like, whose product MLLPSIPLFLLFTFILILSATLLRRKDDRRRPPGPPGLPVIGNLHMLGKLPHRTLKTLAKRYGSIMTLRLGQVPTIVVSSSEAAEQFLKSHDLVFSSRPAIQASNYLSYGSKGLVISEYGAYWRNMRKICTMQLLTISKVDSFESLRKREMLLTVTSLEKAAKAGQVVDLSEVMHNLLEDIVYKMVLGCSKVSGFDLKGLIQRFMYLLGAFNLADHVPCLGALDLQGLKRSFKETSKALDQVLEKIIQEHESRSDVHDDRIHKDFIEILLSLIHQPMDSNDDQIHVVDRTNIKAVLLDIIVAAFETSAIVVEWALSELLKHPRVMKNLQDELDEVVGLNKLVEEADLAKLNYLDVVIKETLRLYPPGPLLPRESVEDAMVHGYFIEKKTKIIINLWAIGRDTKMWSDNAEEFYPERFTNNNFDYRGHDFQFIPFGFGRRGCPGMNLGLASVKLVVAQLVHCFCWELPSNTTPNELDMSEKSGFSIPRAKHLFAVPTYRLLKKAHEESC is encoded by the exons ATGTTGCTTCCTTCAATCCCCCTATTCCTCCTCTTCACATTTATCCTCATTCTCTCTGCCACCTTGCTGCGCCGCAAAGATGATCGGCGGCGTCCACCGGGTCCACCAGGTTTGCCGGTAATAGGTAACCTCCACATGCTGGGGAAGCTCCCTCACCGCACCCTCAAAACCTTAGCCAAACGATATGGGTCTATCATGACCCTTCGACTTGGACAGGTCCCGACCATTGTGGTCTCTTCCTCTGAAGCCGCCGAGCAATTCCTCAAGAGCCATGACCTTGTTTTCTCTAGCCGCCCCGCAATCCAAGCCTCCAACTACCTATCTTACGGCTCCAAAGGGTTGGTCATCTCTGAATACGGTGCGTACTGGCGTAACATGAGGAAAATCTGTACCATGCAACTCCTCACCATTTCCAAAGTTGATTCCTTTGAGTCATTGAGGAAGAGGGAGATGCTGCTGACGGTGACGTCCCTCGAGAAAGCTGCAAAGGCGGGTCAGGTGGTTGATCTTAGCGAGGTGATGCATAACCTTTTAGAGGACATTGTGTACAAAATGGTGTTGGGGTGCAGTAAGGTTAGTGGGTTTGATTTGAAAGGGCTTATTCAACGATTTATGTACCTTCTTGGAGCCTTTAATCTAGCAGATCATGTACCTTGTCTTGGAGCTTTGGACCTTCAG GGATTAAAACGAAGCTTCAAGGAAACTAGTAAAGCACTTGACCAAGTTTTGGAGAAGATAATTCAGGAGCATGAAAGTCGTTCCGATGTGCATGATGACCGGATCCATAAGGACTTCATAGAGATTTTACTTTCCCTGATACACCAACCCATGGATTCAAATGATGATCAAATCCATGTGGTCGATCGAACTAACATTAAGGCCGTCCTCTTAGATATTATTGTTGCGGCATTTGAGACTTCTGCAATTGTTGTGGAGTGGGCTTTATCTGAGCTCCTAAAACATCCAAGAGTGATGAAAAACCTTCAAGATGAGCTAGATGAAGTGGTTGGATTGAACAAATTGGTGGAGGAGGCTGATTTAGCAAAGCTGAATTACTTGGATGTGGTTATCAAGGAGACCTTAAGATTATATCCTCCTGGACCATTACTCCCCCGTGAGTCAGTGGAGGATGCTATGGTTCATGGTTATTTTATAGAGAAAAAGACAAAAATCATCATAAATTTATGGGCTATAGGAAGAGATACCAAGATGTGGTCGGATAATGCTGAAGAATTTTATCCAGAGAGATTCACTAATAACAATTTCGACTATCGCGGACACGACTTCCAATTTATTCCGTTTGGTTTTGGTCGCAGAGGATGCCCTGGCATGAACTTAGGCCTAGCTTCGGTTAAACTTGTTGTCGCTCAATTAGTTCATTGCTTTTGTTGGGAGCTTCCATCAAATACGACTCCAAATGAATTGGACATGAGCGAGAAAAGTGGCTTCTCAATACCAAGAGCTAAACACTTGTTTGCTGTACCAACATATCGTCTTCTTAAGAAAGCACACGAAGAATCATGTTAG
- the LOC130712213 gene encoding uncharacterized protein LOC130712213, with the protein MGGSGATPNSWNFDAHSRRRVHESRRRDDDSHGSAVYRDMTSTSTGSEMRRRVVLCDCGVESPLVTTWTGVNRGRRFYGCGLFEVHRNKICNFFQWHDADVNDREKKMIVVLTKKNEELKKKERILVACLIMALFLNFVLFVAYVRK; encoded by the exons ATGGGAGGTTCTGGAGCCACACCTAATTCCTGGAATTTCGATGCCCATTCGCGTCGTAGGGTACATGAATCACGAAGAAGAGATGATGATTCCCATGGAAGTGCTGTGTATCGCGACATGACTTCAACCTCCACTGGTTCTGAGATGAGGCGAAGAGTTGTGTTGTGTGATTGTGGTGTTGAAAGCCCACTGGTGACGACATGGACTGGAGTGAATCGTGGCAGAAGATTCTACGGTTGTGGGCTATTTGAG GTTCATCGTAATAAGATCTGCAACTTCTTTCAATGGCATGATGCTGATGTCAATGATAGGGAGAAGAAGATGATCGTTGTCTTAACAAAGAAGAATGAGgagttgaagaagaaagagagaatCTTGGTTGCTTGCTTGATAATGGCATTGTTTCTGAACTTTGTGTTGTTTGTAGCTTATGTAAGGAAGTAG
- the LOC130710255 gene encoding uncharacterized protein LOC130710255, producing the protein MDNLKELNQDAWLEMMHVPPKMWTRSAYSPHTHCDLQVNNMCEAFNRSILEHRDKPIITLLEGIKFYLTNRIVKQKDLMLRWRNSQLCPMIQQKLNTVKDHSHSWRPNWNGDIGDGLFEVQRDNDKYAVNLVQRTCACRRWDLTGIPCVHVVACMWYNNHIPENYVDISYKRFTFLNTYSHIILPNNGPKLWPDVEAPPLNPPYVRRAPGRPKKQRNKRNDEPRNPTRMRRISSTVRCRRCGEPGHNKRTCRGKTAVNITIPVGGNQVNKLFISCE; encoded by the exons ATGGATAACTTGAAAGAATTGAATCAGGATGCTTGGCTGGAAATGATGCATGTGCCTCCAAAAATGTGGACAAGATCAGCTTATAGCCCACACACACACTGTGATCTCCAAGTTAACAACATGTGTGAGGCATTTAATAGGTCAATCTTGGAGCATAGAGACAAGCCTATTATCACTTTGCTCGAGGGGATCAAATTTTACCTCACTAATCGCATTGTCAAGCAGAAAGATCTAATGCTTAGATGGAGGAATAGTCAGTTGTGCCCTATGATTCAGCAAAAACTTAATACTGTGAAGGACCATTCACACAGTTGGAGACCTAACTGGAATGGTGATATTGGTGATGGACTATTTGAAGTTCAAAGGGACAATGATAAGTATGCGGTGAATCTAGTGCAGAGGACATGTGCTTGTAGGAGATGGGATCTGACTGGGATTCCCTGTGTGCATGTTGTGGCTTGTATGTGGTATAATAACCACATACCAGAGAATTATGTGGACATTTCATACAA GAGGTTCACTTTTCTGAATACATATTCCCACATAATCCTCCCAAACAATGGGCCCAAATTATGGCCAGATGTGGAAGCACCACCTCTGAATCCCCCCTATGTGAGGAGGGCCCCAGGAAGGCCCAAAAAACAGAGGAACAAAAGAAATGATGAGCCTAGGAACCCTACTAGGATGAGGAGGATTAGTTCAACTGTGAGATGTAGAAGGTGTGGAGAGCCTGGACACAATAAGAGAACCTGTAGAGGCAAAACAGCAGTTAATATAACTATCCCAGTTGGAGGGAATCAGGTAAACAAATTGTTTATAAGCTGTGAATGA
- the LOC130712214 gene encoding uncharacterized protein LOC130712214 — protein sequence MNKDLFKDAVKDFALQTKKNLTIFKNDKKRVVVKCVEECPFYLRISKTPSRPIWQIVSFSNTHNCCRTATNRQAKTVWLAKKFMQILRHTPDLKVTGLIEEARVRWGIVIGRFKAYRAKVKSLEMLHGASMEQYSHLRNYVAELLRSNPGSTVIIKSTVGVHGPVFERIYIFFEATKTAFAKHCRPLIGLDGCFLKGLYGGQLLSAVGKDGNNQMFPIAFAVVEAETRDSWTWFLNLLLHDLNCVKPQNWGLVPAIADLGPDTEHRLCVKHLYGNFRKRFPGEELKNTLWSAARAST from the exons ATGAATAAAGATTTGTTTAAGGATGCTGTCAAGGATTTTGCACTGCAAACCAAGAAGAATCTGACCATttttaaaaatgataaaaagagGGTGGTAGTTAAATGTGTTGAGGAATGTCCATTCTATCTGAGAATTAGCAAGACTCCCTCAAGGCCTATCTGGCAAATTGTAAGCTTTTCTAACACTCACAATTGCTGCAGGACTGCTACTAATAGGCAGGCAAAGACAGTTTGGCTTGCTAAGAAGTTTATGCAAATTCTAAGACACACTCCAGATCTGAAGGTGACTGGCTTGATAGAGGAGGCAAGGGTTAGGTGGGGCATTGTGATAGGGAGGTTCAAGGCATATAGAGCAAAGGTGAAAAGTCTGGAGATGTTGCATGGTGCAAGTATGGAGCAATACAGTCACCTGAGGAACTATGTTGCTGAGTTGCTGAGAAGTAATCCTGGGTCGACAGTCATAATAAAATCAACAGTGGGAGTACATGGCCCAGTCTTTGAGAGGATCTACATCTTCTTTGAAGCTACGAAGACTGCATTTGCCAAGCATTGTAGACCCTTAATTGGGTTGGATGGTTGTTTCCTTAAGGGACTCTATGGTGGTCAACTTCTCTCAGCAGTAGGCAAAGATGGAAATAACCAAATGTTTCCAATTGCATTTGCAGTTGTAGAAGCTGAAACTAGGGACTCCTGGACCTGGTTCTTGAACCTTCTTTTACATGATCTGAATTGTGTTAAACCGCAGAATTGG GGATTGGTGCCTGCTATTGCTGATTTGGGTCCAGACACTGAACACAGGTTGTGTGTGAAGCACTTATATGGCAATTTCAGGAAGAGGTTCCCAGGTGAAGAGTTGAAGAATACTTTATGGTCTGCTGCAAGGGCTAGCACATAA